Proteins from a genomic interval of Collinsella sp. zg1085:
- a CDS encoding DeoR/GlpR family DNA-binding transcription regulator: protein MFQEERHQQIVERINRLGRVNVSDLAQDFSVSEDCIRKDLRMISAQGLCRRVYGGAIRAENLAERSIGERLEQFEVEKAAIAAKACALIKENQSIYLDVSSTCLALAKEIARQNMRVTVISPMLDCQSVLAQAPKVEVLSPGGVISSALNAVQGAQTLSFIAQCSFDVAFMGAHSLDLESGDVSTFTAEDGYLKQAAIARSACKYLLSELRKLDASGNFCFASFDDFDALICECDEHERLDALAERGLPHM from the coding sequence ATGTTTCAAGAGGAACGTCACCAACAGATTGTGGAGCGCATCAATCGCTTGGGGCGCGTTAATGTTTCTGATTTAGCACAAGACTTTTCGGTATCTGAGGATTGCATCAGAAAAGACTTGCGCATGATTAGCGCTCAAGGTTTGTGCCGTCGGGTATACGGAGGAGCTATTCGAGCGGAGAATCTTGCGGAGCGAAGTATTGGGGAGCGCCTTGAACAGTTTGAGGTGGAAAAGGCAGCTATTGCAGCTAAGGCATGCGCGCTTATTAAAGAAAATCAATCGATATATCTTGATGTATCGAGCACTTGTCTTGCACTAGCAAAAGAGATTGCTCGGCAAAATATGCGGGTAACCGTAATTTCTCCCATGCTGGATTGTCAGAGTGTTTTGGCGCAGGCTCCAAAGGTAGAGGTGCTCTCTCCGGGCGGGGTTATTTCTTCAGCGCTTAATGCGGTGCAAGGCGCTCAGACGCTTAGTTTTATAGCGCAGTGTAGTTTTGACGTTGCCTTTATGGGAGCACATTCCCTTGATCTTGAATCGGGAGATGTGTCTACCTTTACTGCAGAGGACGGCTATCTCAAGCAAGCTGCGATTGCCCGCAGCGCATGCAAATATTTGCTCTCTGAATTGCGCAAACTTGATGCAAGTGGAAACTTTTGCTTTGCAAGTTTTGATGACTTTGATGCGCTCATATGTGAGTGTGATGAACATGAGCGCTTAGACGCGCTTGCTGAGCGTGGCTTGCCTCACATGTGA